Within Dermacentor variabilis isolate Ectoservices chromosome 8, ASM5094787v1, whole genome shotgun sequence, the genomic segment TAGACGAACCGCTTTGCAGTGACGAGAAGGATATTGTGTTTTGCTGCGAATGCAGGTGAGGGCCAGATTAATTCGCAAAATTGTTAAAGAAGCCGTTCGACGTTAGCTTGGCACCTTCGCTTGACAAGAGCaaaaaatttttaagcacttcGCAAAGTTGCCAGCGCAGACGTGCAGAAATGCACCGGTGCATACATTACGGTCCACTCTTAAACAGGACGCCTATTTAGTATTCATTCTTGCATCATTGCATGACATTTTTGCTGTGTTTGAGTTTTCTGCGAATACACTTTTCTCCCTTCTTAATTTGTATCGCACTCACTGCTCTTTCGGGGTGAAGCCCTGCGACGTACTCTAACTCAATCAAGGAAGATAACAAAATCTGCGGCATTAGTTGATAAAAAATCGCAACGCTCCCCACCCCCTGCCTAATCTGAGTAGTAGTCAGTCCCAACATTCTAATAAGGTGCTGTCTTTAACAGATGACCTTACTGTACACGCCTGtatgcaagcagcagcagcggtattGACTTCTTGTCACAGTGTGTTCAAACAAAGTGCACGGAATTATTTGTCGTATGTCGCACGTGTACAGATGTAAACGTGTTGTAAACGAAAGAGCCTGTGTGGGCACTTCTGCGTGTTtgtatctctctttctttttttcaaatctcTGACACGTTATGGTTGATCAAAGCACCGTGAAACGTCTTCATCAGTACTGCTGCTGTCAGCAACGTTGCAGTGGTGATGTGATAAAACACTATTCCAAAATTTACATCCCGGAAGGAGTGACTCTTAAGTTGTTTAAAACAGATTTACGCCGAAAATCATGCGATGCGTCCGACGTCGGTAATATACTCGTAGAGTTGCCAAGAGTGCGCGAAAACGTGTGAGAAAACTTGCAGGCTCGTCGTACGTCTTGTTGGTGCGACCACGTGATTTGACGGTTAATTGGTACAGTTTAGATGCACATCTGTTCATAACTTAAAGCTGAAGACACACGGTACACGATTCCGTGCTCGATTAGACGTGCAGAACCAGTGGTGCCAGCAATCGCATCCAAGTAGTTTCAAACAGGTTCCAACACTCTGAGCGGCCATCTTTCCGACACACTGCACATCATATACGTGGAAGGTACAGTGTCATACCGCGCATGTATTTCTCGTTTTATACGTTAGCTAGCGCGATGAGCCGACGCCCACTATTATGACTCTTTCTAGAGTAGAAACTTCTTTGTTAATATAAGTCTAGAACCCCAAGGTCGCCCATTTTAAAGCGTACACCGTTGCGAAGATAAGGGCCAAGTAACCATCGACCCTGGTTTATCTATACAGAAGTGACAGGGTCCGCGTATTTCACTAGCAAAGAGCGCAGACATAGAGGATATAACAAGTTGACAggcacttaagtatccttacgtgatttgaatgcgaaggCACATTGGCTTCTCCAAGTTATCGCCTTAAATTAAAGGTCTACCTTActccaccttaattcaccttcattcacttcgCCGTGGAATTTCGCAGTGCGAGCTGCCGATggtccagcgccgggaacgtgacgtcatcgtTCGGCCACGTGGGTTTGGGTGCTACCGGATGTTAACGCCGGACGGACGCTGGATTTTTTTCGCTTCATGGGGCATACAGGACTTGCGCCTTAAAAGTGACTAAGCTATGCACTTCGCTATCCCGACAAGTTCGCTCTGTCCTTCcacacgtttctttttcttttcccccaAACTCGCTAGTCGGAGATCCGCGATGATTATATAGCGCTATCGGCACGCCTCGTCAAGGAGTCCTAGAAGTTATGTTCACTGCGTTCGGCGAACTTCTTGCGGTGGACCCCGAAGGGACCGTCCCAGATGCACCTGTAGCACGCGTAACCGTAGGCGATGACGTCGGCGACGACGTCACGGCAGCTGTCCGTTGTTTGTCGAGCGCGGCTGCCACGGACTTCCAAGCCTGCGATCGCGGCTCGGCGTTGGACACCTGCACGACCATTAGCGAACCGTTGATCACCAACGGCCACTTGGCGGAGGCGAACGAGTAGAAACGGTTGAGCGACTCGTGCTTCACGCCCCCCACGGCCGCCAGCTCTCCCGTGACGTAGGCGTCGTCGATGGGTAAGTACGGCACGGCGAAAGTGGCGTTGTACAGGCGTCGGAGCGCGGCCGAGTCCATGAACACCGCGCTCCCCGAGCAGTACCTGGGGAACACCTTCTTCGGGTACGTCTTCTCGGACAGGTACCACGGCAGCGCCGTCTGCCTGAGGACCGGCATGCCGTCCCAGACGCAGCAGTACAACTTGGGAGGAGTACTCgggggcgacggcggcggcgaacCCGGAGGTTTGCCGCCGGCGAGCTTCTTCATCAGCGACGGAAGGTGCACGACGATGTCGTCGTCAAGCTTGAGGACGTAGCGCGCCCGCGGACAGTACTCCAGGGTCCACTTGATGCCGTACACGTACTTGTACGTCAGGTTGCGGTACGTGTCCAGGTAGGGCAGCACGACGACGTCGCCGTTGGCTTCGGCCTCGGAGGCCACACTCCGGGTGACCTTGTCGACGGGCGACATGCCGACGAAGAACACGGCCGTCCAGTTGTACTGGGCGCCGTACGTCGAGTTGCCCACGACCTGCCGCAGGACCCGCCGGTGTTCTGAGTGAGTCGCTGCCGTGTGGACGAAGAAGAGGTAGTCGAGGTCCCACCGGCAGTCTGACACGACTTTAAAGGCGTTGGGTAAGCTAATGACGTTCTCCAGTGGAAAAGGTACCTTGCCGTAGCCTCGAAGCAATTCATCGGACGGGGTCCACGTATGCCCGACGTCGTTAATCGCTGCTGTTTTCCCCGCTGCTCTCGTTGCCGCCGTTCTTGGTGACGTCACTGCCACTGCTGTCATCGGTCTCAACAGTTCCGATGACGACGTCGTCCCCAGAGCTTTCGTCGCGTCTACTGGTGCTCGTTTTGTCTCGGACCACCGTCCCTGTTTCGACGTTGTTTCAGCTTGTTCGGCAGAACCGCCCGTCTTTGAACGATCCGACCAAAGGCCCCAACTTTGTTGCGAAGCTCGACTGTCCCGCTCGTTGGCGTAGGAGCTCTCCGCGACTGCGACGGTTGCGCGGCCTCGCGTCGTGTACGGTAGTGAAGGCGTGCCGACGGGATTGTAACCCATGGTCCAGAAGACGACGTAGACGACCGCGCCGAGGCCCAGGATCGGCACCCATCGCTTGGCGGTCGACGTGAAGTTCGTCAGACAAGAGTCTGCAACAAAGAGAAAGGGATAGAAGAGTGCATTAATGAGGACGACAACCTGACAACACTGTACGAAGGAAACAGAAGGCTAGAAACTGCGGAACAGTTCGACTCGTACTTGACTCCAATTCCGAAAGCTCTCGAATGCATCGATGGAGTACGGTCACTGCCCTTGCACTCGCCGATCGGGGTGGACGTGCTCAGTTTCTACAACTGTGGAAATCGAAAGGGAGTGCTCGATGCTCCTTTAGGCGGGTGCAACTGCCTATCCAGTATACCTGGCTCCAATTTCCAAAGTTCACACACTTCGATCCCAAGTCCATCGCCTTGCAGACAATCTGTACATTCACGAACTTGACTATATACCTTCACATACTCTCTACATACCTTCCTAAATGAGGATTTCGGCACGCGGCACCGTCATCCATTTTGATCAGAACTGATTAGAACGAAACACAAATTCTCACCTGCACAGATGTCTGTAAGTTGTGGACGTTTTATCGACCCCAAGGCGAGCTAGCCCCTCAACACCCAGTAGGCTCTGGCAGGGGGCCGAAATCTAATGTATATCGttttctgtccgtccgtccgtccgtccgtccgtccctgtCCGTCCGtccctgtccgtccgtccgtccctgtctgtctgtctgtctgtctgtctgtcaataCGTGTTATCATAGCGTACGTTAATTATGTAAGCTCGTTACCTTTGATCGTTCCTAAGAGCCCTCTTCGTAAGCGCCTTCTCGCTGAAGTGACTCTTGCCGCAGCAAAGTGCCGACCTGCGGTACAGCTCATATTTCACGGCTTCCGTTGATGTCGGCTCCTGAAAACAATTACCTTGCACTGTGCTAGAGACTTCTGACATTCGGAGACGCCCGCTTTACGCATTGAACGGCAAAGGTCGCGCTCTAGCCTGCCACCTTTCACGCGCGAGACGACTTTCACCGAGTGACAGCCCCCCAAGCGCTGTTTCTTTCACCTTCACGAATAATTTTTCAACGAGAAGGTTAGGGGCATGTGACACTGTTTTAGTGACGTCTTCAGCTTTTCGAGCAATCGTACACAGCTGCCCAAAAAGCAAATTAGCGTTCGTGGATGACGGCGAACTGGCACGAGGTCTGCATTAAATTTCTGATCGCTGAAAACGTTAACAAAGAAGCATACTTGGACAATGGTAATTaaacaagcaaagcaagcaaa encodes:
- the LOC142590077 gene encoding uncharacterized protein LOC142590077, which codes for MSCTAGRHFAAARVTSARRRLRRGLLGTIKDSCLTNFTSTAKRWVPILGLGAVVYVVFWTMGYNPVGTPSLPYTTRGRATVAVAESSYANERDSRASQQSWGLWSDRSKTGGSAEQAETTSKQGRWSETKRAPVDATKALGTTSSSELLRPMTAVAVTSPRTAATRAAGKTAAINDVGHTWTPSDELLRGYGKVPFPLENVISLPNAFKVVSDCRWDLDYLFFVHTAATHSEHRRVLRQVVGNSTYGAQYNWTAVFFVGMSPVDKVTRSVASEAEANGDVVVLPYLDTYRNLTYKYVYGIKWTLEYCPRARYVLKLDDDIVVHLPSLMKKLAGGKPPGSPPPSPPSTPPKLYCCVWDGMPVLRQTALPWYLSEKTYPKKVFPRYCSGSAVFMDSAALRRLYNATFAVPYLPIDDAYVTGELAAVGGVKHESLNRFYSFASAKWPLVINGSLMVVQVSNAEPRSQAWKSVAAALDKQRTAAVTSSPTSSPTVTRATGASGTVPSGSTARSSPNAVNITSRTP